The Salmo salar chromosome ssa06, Ssal_v3.1, whole genome shotgun sequence sequence GAAACTGGGATAGTGTAGAGAACTGAAAGTCAACTTTGTTGCCTAAACTGGGCAGATTCAATTACTTACCTTTGGAGAcctctttgagagagagagacaggattacAATTTTCCAACAGTTCTAATCTATACCATAGGAGCCGCATAGGTCAGTCACAGTATTTCAGCATCACAATGAATTACCTTGTGTATCCACTCCCATGGAATTCAGTGCTGTTGAAACTCTTGATCACAGTTTGCTGAAAAAGCATGAGACATAAACAATTGACAGCATCAATATGAACTTCCCCTGTAGGTTCCCTACAGTTGTGTGGCTTGAATTTGTATGTATCATTTGTCAGTTCAACCATACCTCTATATTGCCGCATGTTTGGAAAGCAGTGAACATGAACATAAATCCAAACCCCAGGATTATGATGTTCAATAGTGTCTTTCCCTCTGGACCCATGCTTGCTGCAGGGTGTCACTGTAATATTACTTGACGAAATGGGTTAGTTAAAAAACCTCTGAAGGGGTCCACAGCTCATCTGAAGAAAACAGAATCAAAACAACCTTGGTGACAAAACTGTAGAAAGGATGCTATGCTATGAATATGAACTATTGTCAAGACAATACATATCTAGGTAGATCTGCTACCAAATAATCACTATAGTAAGTATTTCCTTACTTTTGTCTGTTTAGCCACTTGAGAAGAGAACAATTGACCGAGTCGGGTGCTGCACTGTATAGTCCTTGTTTGTGCAAGCTACATAGTTAGCAAACCAATAACGACTTGTGGAGATACCAGATGGACTCAAATCCTAGAAAGAATCCAACAATAATGTACTAGACTACGACCCTTTTCTCCCGTCTAGCTTAAAAATAGTCTTTGAATATTTTTCAGTCAGTGACCAAAACTGTTCGTCATGTGAGATAGTCAGCTGACATTTCAAGGCGTACAACCCAAAGCCCACTGGGAAACTGAGTTTATTTGCTATAGTCTGACGTCAATCTCCTTTCCGGGTCAAAAAATTAAAACATTACTAAATTGAAAGTATTTTCCATTTGTGTCCCGTCCGAGTTATttgtatataatataatatgttttgGTGAATTGAATTAAGATTTAAAAATGTGTAATTTGAAGGTGTGTTGCTTTTCCCTCCAAATAAATACGCAGCAGCGTTACTCGTCAACCTCATTCAACGAGGAGGAGCAAGGGCCAACACCTCGTTCCAACATATGGTCGGTGCTGAGGAAATCGTCATAAATTTGGAAAGCTATATTGCATTTTTTTAAGAAAAACTCGACATATTGCTAGCAGGCTGTTTAAGCACGATCATTTTAATCAACAACTTTAAGCGGGTGTTGACCTTTCGCCCACATTTTCTGGTAGTACCGTTGCGTGTTTGTTAGCTAGGCTAACTAAGGCGCTATCTGCAACATGAGTTATGGTAGGCCCCCGCCCGATGTTGAGGGTATGACTTCTCTTAAAGTGGATAATCTGACTTACCGAACCTCACCTGAGACCCTTCGCCGTGTCTTTGAAAAGTATGGTAGGGTAGGAGATGTTTACATCCCCCGAGATCGTTATACGAAAGAGAGCAGAGGGTTCTCCTTTGTGCGGTTCCATGACAAGCGGGACGCAGAGGATGCGATGGACGCAATGGATGGTGCTGTGCTGGACGGACGCGAGCTGAGAGTCCAGATGGCCCGTTACGGACGTCCCCCAGATTCTCATCATGGAGGCGGTGGTGACCGTGGAGATCGTGGTGACCGTCGGCGTGGAGGTGCTCCCCGGAGGTACGGGGGTGATGGCCGACGAAGTAGGAGGTAAGAGCTGAGCACATGGTTAAGTAGTTGCTCTAGCTCTCCTTCGATTGGGTAGTTTTTTTTCATTGTTAGCTATGTGATAATTATTGAATTAACGTTAACTATGATGTATGTTTGTTTAGGAACTTACATCTTGTAACGGTACCTTATGGCCCTTGCTTCGATTATGTAGCGTCGATAGGCCACCATTACATGCATGGTTCCTTGACCTGGTAACTTAGCAGCGTTTTGAGGGTGTTGTCGCCTTACGTTTACAACTGTTTTTAGATAGGCGATAACTCGACACAACGAATTTACTCGTTTCTCCCCACCAGTCCGAGGCGTCGGAGACGCAGCAGATCCCGGAGCAGAAGCCGATCTCGTTCCCGCAGCCGCTCCCGCAACAGCCGATCAAGGTCTCGCTCCTACTCTCGCTCCAAGTCTCGCTCCCCTAAGAGAGACAAGGCCAAGTCCCCGTCCAGGTCCCGCTCCAGATCCAAGTCTCCTAAGTCAAAGTCCCGTTCCAGGAGCCACACCCCTGCGGAAAGAGCCTCAAGATCAAGATCCAAGAGCCAGCCCAAGTCACCTGGGGAGAATGGAGCTGAAACCCCATAGATGACTGACAAAATGGTAAGTGTTGGGCAAGGAGATGGGACCATAACACTACCTTTTTGTAGATGGTTTGAAGTGAAGTCTAGCGTTACACTAGATTGAATGAATAGCATAAGGAAGGTGATGTGGGGATATTATGTGTGGGATGGATTTGCACCAAGTCTCCCTTTTCCATGGTTATCTGTGGTTGACTAGAAGGGGTTTGGTTGTGGGATGTCTTGACAATGTGAACTGCTTTAAGTCTTTTCCACTTCAGTGGTTATGCATATTACTGTAACACTGGGCATGGCAAAGAGGAATGGAAAACTCTCCCATATGCTGGTTTCCTTAAACCCACATTTGATGGATTTTGGGGGCTATTCCTTTGTCACAATTTTGTTATGTCCTGCCCAATGTTCCAGTTCATTATCAGCGTAGGGTAAATTTAGGTCCATTCTTGCATTGTACGTATGTGGCATTTGAGAATACATTTTTAccgtaaaaaataaaatgttcataaaaaaAATCTGGAATTCTCTCCTCCAAGCTGCGGAATCCTGTTTGCAAAAGAGGAGTTTGAGGCAGTATGAGCAGTTAGTGAGCTGGGTGTGTGAGCTGTCCGGGCACCTGCTGCTGTGGGGGTTGCTATGGAGCAGGCCGGTTGCAGGTTGCAGTCAGTGTTGGGGTGGTGTTGAGGTACGTCTGCAGGACAATGGACAGAAGCCTTGCATTGTCCTCCAGGTCATGCTCTCTGCTTTTTGGGGCAAAGACTTGTGCTCAGGAGGGAACCAAGGTTTGTCTGACTCTGGTTTCTCATGACAAGATTTTTCCTTTTTGTGAAGCCCGGGCGTCTCTTGACGTTTGGTTCCTTCCTTGATCCAAAAAATTTCACCCATCAGAAATGGGTTTGCATAGCTTTTGATTTGGCTCTTTCTTTCAAATGTAGACTAGTTTCCTACTAATATGGGGGAAATGTGCTATGCACATGAAGTTGGCATTACTTTGCCAGCTGATTACACCATACATATGGCCTGGAGGTGTCTCCATGTCTATCTGAAGGGAGTGGTGGTAAAGTTAACAAGTCGTCGCCACTTCATTACTAGAGGTTGAAAACAAAATTGAGTTATTTGTTTTCCAACACACGTTTCTTACATCCTTGTCTTTCAAACATTTTTCAGGTGAGATGCCAATGAGGACGTCACACTTCAGACTGAGGACCCTGTCCATACAATGATTTCTGTGTAAAAGGTTATTATTGTATCTTGATCTGAAGGCTTTTGgtgtattttcattttttttccgTTCGCCCAGACTGCTTGTCTTTCATTGTGCAATgtttaacaaaaaataaaaactatACTTAATGTGCTTTTGAGGTAGAAGCTAAAACTGCTGGGATTTCAATTTGTTGGACAGCATGGCTATTTTTATCTAAAACTGTCATAGTGAAGATTTGATGGCCTAGCTTTTACAACTGTTATTTTGGGTTTCATGAAGGCCATTACTGAAGTTCAAATGGCTATGGCTTTTAGGATAAGTATGAAAAGAACCAGGCATGGATTTACTTGCAGGTTAACTTTGCTATGTAGCTTTGTTTAATTTCATTGTGACTCTAATCTTCTCTCCTGTATTTTTTGTGCACTAGGCGCAGTTGTGTAGCAGTTGAGTATTGCTGGTTAGCTGTTAAGGTGGCGTGTTGCAGTGCTTGGCTGTTTCCAGTGTTCTCCGGAATGCCCCTGTGGCTACAATGCTGTGATGGTGGCCAACTTAAATGGCTGCTACAAATTCACCATCGGTAGAATGCCTGTCTTTCAACAAGTTAAAATGTTCTCTAATTCAGAGCACTAAGTATGGTGTGCTAATTTTGTTTAATGCATTCTGTCTTGCCCTTTGTGCATTCCTTTTCCCCCTTGCAAGAGTCTGTATAGGTGTCCAATGTGAAAGCTAATAAAAATTGTCTTCTAAAACATTTGGGTTATCTATTTATTATAAAACTTTAACAGAACACTAATACTATACAACTTAAACTGTTTTGAACCATTGATCTTGTATTGGGTCATGACTATTTGGTGACTTTGAATGTGCCTTGCTAGCAGTAACTGAAGGATAAGTTGACAATTGTCTTTCATTCAGCTTTCCTTGTCCTCGGTTATAATCATTTGTACAGTATGGCTTCCAGGAAGTGTTGACCCAGCTAGTTGATCTTTGTTGGCATGGAATTTCTCCAGTGGAATGTTGAGACGCTTCAAGTTCCATTTGTGCAGCAATGCCTCTATGGACCAGTCGGCACTGAAACATGAAGACAAAGAAAATGAGTAATGTTTACTTGACCTTGACTGACAGCCATGGACTACTGGTCCTGAAAGGCATACCTTCTCTCTTGGTAAGTTGTCCAAAATTGGGCCTCAGGGTTTTTCCTCAAGAGGAAGGAGATGGTCACCAGGACATTTTCAaaatctgaaagttgtaaattcagTTGAGTTACAGATCTGAATGATCTGCTCAAATTTTTCCAAACTAACCAGTCAGTCTGAGCTAACCTTCAGGCTCATAGAAAACATCTGATCCCAAGATGATGTCTAATGGAGGGAGGCGCAGAAGGTCTGGGGAGACTTCTCCCCAGGTAATGCCCACCACGAGCACATTGGGCAGTTCATTCACTTCACAGGTGCGCCTACAGTTCTCCAGACACAGTGGAAGTTCTGCACTGTCTGACAAGATCACTTGTGCCCCACACTTAGCTGCCACCACACCAGGTAAACTCACACCAGCCCCAAGCTGTGAACAAACAGCAGTGCATTCTGATTCAATAGTTTGTTTTAGAAACAAATTACACATTTACATGGTAAATAAGTGAATTGGAGAGTAGACTGTGAATTAGTTTGATTCAGTAAATTACCTCTAGCACTGTTTTGTGCATCAGCTCTTCCCTATGTGTCCACACATATTGTGCTAATACCACTGCACAGGGCCATACATGCATCCCATATTGTGGATCAAGGACCTAGTACAGAGGGGAGAAACGACATGAATGTTAACTTCCATTGATTCAGAAAAGTCTGCCTGGCAGGATATCTTCTGTACTCCTCTCCAAGGACCTCGGCAGGCTTCAGAGCCAATTACCACAATGCAGTTGTAGACGAACAATATTATTTACAGAAACATCGCTGGTTCCAAATGGCGAAAGTGCGCAAGTACCTCAGGGATGGACACATTCAGTGATTGCTTTGGGTCCTCGTATTCTTCGAATGTGAACGATTTCTGCACTATGTTGGACATCTCAGTTGCTCTGTTTTCCATTTACCATCCCAATTGTAAAAGTGAGAGTTAGTAAATAAATTCAGTGGTAAAACACTACGTTTACTATCATAAAACCCGTCTcttctaaaaaaaaaacagacacgcTTGAGACTGTCTGCTGAAGGACGGGGAAAACGTAGAACGTTTACAGCCAATGACATGTGCTAATGACTGGTGGGAAGGCGTATTCCACATTTTATCCAATCGGTTTTCTCGGATGTATGACTCGCTCTTGTATGTGGCCAACGAGCTTCCTACGGCTCTCTGGGTGGGCGGGTTTCAAATTGTAGGGACCCCGGGTTTGGTTGCAAGAGCATTGTTGTCGTTAGCTGCTTAGCTAATTTCATCCGGGCAGCTTCCCCCTCGCTATTAAAAGTAATTTTAAGGCCAACGTGTCGTGTTTCAGTAACACCAACAAAGTACTCGTATGAAGTTGCTTACCGTTTAACTTTAACTCCAGACTAGCTACTAAACTAACGTTCGCTTCACTACTAGCTAGCAAGTCAAGCTAGCAAATGTGTTTGTCTATGCACCccagtctagctagctagctaacccaaGTCCATAAATTCGCAGGAATGAACCATAAAAGTAAGAAGCGGATCAAAGAGGCGAAGCGGAGCGCCAGACCTGAACTGAAGGACTCTTCAGACTGGACGAAACATGACTATTGCGAGACTTTCGATGTGTCACACCGCTCAGTGAAGGTAAACTGTCTGTAGCAAGCTAGGCTAGCTAGCCATGTTAGCTCTTTTAACACGTTTCACCTTACAAAACCAGTGCGGATGGTCACGTAGGCCGCTGCTGCACTTTCAGCGCACAGTGGTCTTCATTGGCGCAACTGTCAAATCGGTCAGTCTGGACTCAAACACTGTGTGCCACAGCCCATTCCGTTAATTATTGACCACATTAGTTTGACGGTGTATagttaattttttgtgaaatCGTGACATTGTTACATTTGTATTTCATTGAGGCTTACATGTGAATATTAGCCAGTCACCACCAACAGGTAGCCAGCCTACTGACCCATGTTCTCACACCCAATAGACAGCTGATGATGGTATTTTGTCCACCTTGATCCACTGTTTATATTTTATAAGAAGATTGTAATTATATTATGTCTGTAAGAATTATTGCCCTTGTTCTCAAAGATAAACAACTACCATGGTTAGGAAAGCCCATACCTTTTCCACAGTGTGTCCTGATAAAACACTGTTATATTGACACAATCACTACAACATTGTATGATTGATAATGCATTGATCTTACAACCAACTTCATTGTTAACTGTATGTTTGAAATAAGCCCACTGGAGGGCATTTTCATTGCACCATGTGGGACACTGGGTTATTGCCAAGTGGTTCAGCAGGAGATTAGTTTTCATCACAAGAGTTAAGGGCTGCTCTGGGTTGCTAAGAATACCCATGACACTCGAAGCTTAGGTAGTTTCAGGAGTTCTCCTATAGGTTAACAACTCATCTCAGCATTTTTGTTTAATTCCTTCTCTTTTGGGGTTGAGCTT is a genomic window containing:
- the srsf2b gene encoding serine/arginine-rich splicing factor 2b isoform X2, translated to MSYGRPPPDVEGMTSLKVDNLTYRTSPETLRRVFEKYGRVGDVYIPRDRYTKESRGFSFVRFHDKRDAEDAMDAMDGAVLDGRELRVQMARYGRPPDSHHGGGGDRGDRGDRRRGGAPRSPRRRRRSRSRSRSRSRSRSRSRNSRSRSRSYSRSKSRSPKRDKAKSPSRSRSRSKSPKSKSRSRSHTPAERASRSRSKSQPKSPGENGAETP
- the srsf2b gene encoding serine/arginine-rich splicing factor 2b isoform X1 translates to MSYGRPPPDVEGMTSLKVDNLTYRTSPETLRRVFEKYGRVGDVYIPRDRYTKESRGFSFVRFHDKRDAEDAMDAMDGAVLDGRELRVQMARYGRPPDSHHGGGGDRGDRGDRRRGGAPRRYGGDGRRSRSPRRRRRSRSRSRSRSRSRSRSRNSRSRSRSYSRSKSRSPKRDKAKSPSRSRSRSKSPKSKSRSRSHTPAERASRSRSKSQPKSPGENGAETP
- the mettl23 gene encoding histone-arginine methyltransferase METTL23 — its product is MENRATEMSNIVQKSFTFEEYEDPKQSLNVSIPEVLDPQYGMHVWPCAVVLAQYVWTHREELMHKTVLELGAGVSLPGVVAAKCGAQVILSDSAELPLCLENCRRTCEVNELPNVLVVGITWGEVSPDLLRLPPLDIILGSDVFYEPEDFENVLVTISFLLRKNPEAQFWTTYQERSADWSIEALLHKWNLKRLNIPLEKFHANKDQLAGSTLPGSHTVQMIITEDKES